A window of the Bdellovibrio sp. ZAP7 genome harbors these coding sequences:
- the prfB gene encoding peptide chain release factor 2 (programmed frameshift): MSIITESSDVKKRINELESFAKELRGYFDLDKKKKRLDELAIQAENPALWGKPDEMQKLNKEKSLLDKAVGEFDSFTSRLSDASVLLEMAAEATDESSFVEVKTEVSSLEKLAQELELKRVLNGELDGNSTYLSINSGAGGTESCDWAEMLLRMYTRYADKHGYKTQVIEMTEGEGAGIKSCTLLIEGPYAYGYLKAESGVHRLVRISPFDSNARRHTSFSSVFAWAEVDDDINIEIRPEDLKVDTYRSSGAGGQHVNKTDSAVRMTHIPTGVIVSCQIERSQVQNREKALKMLKAKLYEIELEKRNAEKDAMNSSKKANEWGSQIRSYVMHPYQMVKDHRTDYETNQVDDVMDGDLDGFIMAYLKEQVNQEVKPT, encoded by the exons ATGTCGATTATCACTGAATCCTCAGACGTTAAAAAACGTATCAACGAACTCGAAAGCTTCGCCAAGGAGCTTCGGGGGTAT TTTGACCTAGATAAAAAGAAAAAGCGCCTTGATGAGCTGGCGATTCAGGCGGAAAACCCTGCCTTGTGGGGCAAGCCTGATGAAATGCAAAAGCTCAATAAGGAAAAAAGCCTGCTGGATAAAGCCGTGGGTGAGTTTGATTCTTTTACGAGTCGATTGAGTGATGCTTCAGTTCTACTGGAAATGGCAGCAGAAGCCACCGATGAGAGTAGTTTCGTAGAAGTTAAAACGGAAGTCTCTTCCCTGGAAAAATTAGCTCAAGAATTAGAATTAAAACGAGTTCTTAACGGAGAACTTGATGGCAATAGTACGTACCTTTCTATCAACTCTGGTGCCGGTGGGACCGAGTCTTGTGATTGGGCGGAAATGCTTTTGCGTATGTACACGCGTTACGCTGATAAACACGGTTATAAAACTCAAGTGATCGAGATGACCGAAGGCGAGGGTGCGGGGATTAAATCTTGCACACTTTTGATTGAAGGCCCCTATGCTTATGGATATTTAAAAGCGGAATCAGGCGTGCATCGTCTGGTGCGTATTTCTCCATTTGATTCGAATGCTCGTCGTCACACGTCGTTTTCGTCCGTGTTTGCATGGGCCGAAGTCGATGACGATATCAATATCGAAATTCGTCCAGAGGATTTGAAAGTCGATACCTATCGCTCCAGCGGCGCTGGTGGTCAGCACGTCAATAAAACGGACTCTGCCGTTCGTATGACTCACATCCCGACGGGTGTGATCGTGTCTTGCCAAATTGAACGTTCCCAAGTGCAAAATCGTGAAAAAGCTTTGAAGATGTTGAAAGCAAAACTTTACGAAATTGAACTTGAAAAACGCAATGCCGAAAAAGATGCGATGAACTCGTCTAAAAAAGCCAATGAGTGGGGGTCGCAAATCCGTTCTTACGTGATGCACCCCTATCAAATGGTGAAAGATCACCGTACTGATTATGAAACCAATCAAGTCGATGACGTGATGGACGGTGATTTGGATGGCTTTATCATGGCTTACCTAAAAGAACAGGTGAATCAGGAAGTGAAGCCCACGTGA
- a CDS encoding ABC transporter permease, with amino-acid sequence MNRNALVWIAWKLLNSKRTLFGGAAPLALFGLVLGVASLVVSMAVMSGFETTLQKAMTDVSGYVQVVKRSRFPDDWRELEEKIRKADPKLVSAARFVFVEGIMAHNGQISGVLLEGIDKDRVNQTLNLGSRVKEGSADLSQPSDVPLALIGSGLAKKMGLQIGDQFRVVLPIADSSDPSSFNRKVGTFKLQGVVELGKYEWNERFIMIDLKVAQEVAAIGDRYTGLMLKFDDAAYAREAGFRISTALGSPYWVRDWRDSNENLFDAVAVERPVIFFVVSIIIFVAAFNISSSLFVNVMQRFKDIAILKTVGVSRKDVIKIFAAQGLILGAAGLILGFILGLILCVLFNWAQGRLGLISGAVYRVDSIQVNIRFLDTIAICVATMLICFLATLAPAKRGADLNPMEGLRNE; translated from the coding sequence GTGAATAGAAACGCCCTCGTCTGGATCGCCTGGAAATTACTAAATTCAAAAAGAACCTTGTTCGGGGGAGCAGCTCCCTTGGCCTTATTTGGTTTGGTTTTGGGTGTGGCATCTTTAGTTGTATCCATGGCTGTGATGAGTGGTTTTGAGACGACTTTGCAAAAGGCTATGACCGATGTTTCGGGTTATGTGCAAGTCGTTAAACGTTCACGCTTTCCAGATGACTGGCGCGAACTGGAAGAAAAAATCCGTAAAGCTGATCCCAAATTAGTAAGTGCGGCACGCTTTGTCTTTGTGGAAGGCATCATGGCTCACAACGGGCAAATTTCAGGTGTGCTGTTAGAGGGCATCGATAAAGACCGTGTGAACCAGACGTTGAATTTAGGAAGCCGTGTGAAAGAGGGCTCTGCTGATTTATCACAGCCATCCGATGTGCCGTTGGCGCTCATTGGTTCTGGTCTTGCGAAAAAAATGGGCCTTCAGATTGGCGATCAATTCCGTGTGGTTCTGCCCATTGCAGATTCCTCTGATCCCTCAAGCTTTAACAGAAAAGTCGGCACCTTTAAATTGCAAGGTGTGGTAGAGCTGGGGAAATACGAATGGAATGAGCGCTTCATTATGATCGACCTGAAGGTCGCTCAAGAAGTGGCTGCTATTGGTGACCGTTATACGGGCTTAATGTTGAAATTTGATGACGCTGCTTATGCTCGCGAGGCGGGGTTTCGCATCAGCACTGCTTTGGGTTCTCCATATTGGGTTCGCGACTGGCGTGATTCGAATGAAAACCTTTTCGATGCGGTGGCGGTTGAGCGTCCCGTTATTTTCTTTGTCGTTTCCATCATTATTTTCGTGGCGGCTTTTAATATTTCATCCTCCCTTTTTGTGAATGTGATGCAAAGATTTAAAGACATCGCGATTTTAAAAACCGTGGGTGTCAGTCGCAAAGACGTGATTAAAATTTTTGCTGCCCAAGGACTTATCCTGGGGGCCGCGGGCTTGATCCTGGGTTTTATTTTGGGATTGATTTTATGTGTGCTCTTCAATTGGGCTCAAGGCCGACTGGGTTTAATCTCCGGTGCGGTTTACCGTGTTGATTCAATTCAAGTGAATATCCGCTTTTTAGACACCATTGCTATTTGTGTGGCGACGATGCTGATCTGTTTTCTGGCGACATTGGCTCCGGCAAAACGGGGCGCTGATCTTAATCCTATGGAAGGACTGCGAAATGAATAA
- a CDS encoding ABC transporter ATP-binding protein: MNNPTSNFLSVRNIHKSYPSGNGELEILRGVSMEIHGGEALAILGSSGAGKSTLLQIMGTLDRPTMGEVTFEGRNLLAMNDEELSKFRNAEMGFVFQFHHLLSEFNALENVMIPCRVAGEAPKAAKEKALHLLEFMGLADRAEHYPNQLSGGELQRVAIARALVRHPKILFADEPTGNLDSNTSGKIQELFFRLKEEMKLALVIVTHDLTFATRFPKVYRMKDGLWV, translated from the coding sequence ATGAATAATCCAACAAGCAATTTTCTTTCTGTTCGCAATATTCACAAGTCTTATCCAAGTGGTAATGGCGAACTGGAAATCCTTCGCGGCGTTAGCATGGAGATCCATGGTGGTGAAGCTTTAGCGATTTTAGGGTCTTCAGGCGCAGGAAAAAGCACGCTTTTGCAAATCATGGGAACTTTGGATCGTCCGACCATGGGGGAAGTGACTTTTGAGGGTCGTAACTTGCTGGCGATGAATGACGAGGAGCTTTCAAAATTTCGTAATGCGGAAATGGGTTTCGTATTCCAATTCCATCACTTGTTAAGCGAATTCAATGCACTAGAAAACGTCATGATTCCTTGCCGTGTCGCAGGGGAGGCGCCAAAGGCCGCAAAAGAAAAAGCCCTGCATCTGTTAGAGTTCATGGGCCTTGCGGACCGGGCTGAGCACTATCCGAATCAATTGTCAGGCGGGGAGCTGCAACGTGTGGCGATTGCCCGCGCCCTGGTTCGTCATCCTAAAATTCTTTTTGCGGATGAGCCGACGGGGAACTTGGATTCAAATACCAGCGGTAAAATTCAGGAATTGTTCTTCCGTTTAAAAGAAGAAATGAAGTTGGCGTTGGTCATCGTGACTCATGATCTGACATTCGCAACACGATTTCCTAAAGTCTATAGAATGAAAGACGGACTTTGGGTTTAA
- a CDS encoding trypsin-like serine protease, with amino-acid sequence MMIFFARLLALVFFAGLGACSSVSLKNIDRYPNIVGGTEVPADHLLAKKVVLILGTTQMGGRGYCTGIVIDKDIVLTAAHCINPAIVKYYVIPHIDMSPESGYDRARDSISVTKWITHEDYVDEGNKQFNDVALLKLERPVPGDYEPIPLYDGKAKLSSQEVTLAGYGRTTETSRDSSYLRFTTKSIKDVLVNYKGEKGAMYLTNGEVKGACEGDSGGPVFYEVNQQIQLAAVISTTFGPDAMTFCHGIVKAMYVPDFIPWIEKNKPSLSQ; translated from the coding sequence ATGATGATTTTTTTTGCACGACTATTAGCATTAGTTTTCTTCGCAGGTCTTGGCGCCTGCAGCTCAGTGTCTCTTAAAAACATCGATCGCTATCCAAACATTGTCGGCGGAACCGAAGTCCCAGCTGATCACTTGTTGGCTAAGAAAGTTGTTCTAATTTTAGGCACAACCCAAATGGGTGGCAGAGGATATTGCACGGGCATCGTTATCGACAAAGACATTGTCCTCACCGCCGCTCATTGTATCAATCCTGCAATCGTAAAATATTACGTCATTCCACATATCGATATGTCTCCAGAATCAGGCTATGACCGCGCCAGAGACTCCATTTCAGTTACGAAGTGGATCACCCATGAAGACTATGTCGATGAGGGAAACAAGCAATTCAACGACGTCGCACTGTTGAAACTAGAAAGACCCGTCCCGGGAGATTATGAACCGATTCCTTTGTATGATGGCAAAGCAAAACTTTCGAGTCAGGAAGTCACATTAGCAGGTTACGGCCGAACAACTGAGACATCCCGCGATTCAAGTTATCTGCGCTTTACTACAAAAAGCATCAAAGATGTTTTAGTGAACTATAAAGGAGAAAAGGGCGCGATGTATTTAACCAATGGTGAGGTTAAAGGCGCTTGCGAAGGTGACTCCGGTGGACCCGTGTTTTACGAAGTGAACCAGCAGATTCAATTGGCAGCCGTGATCTCCACCACTTTTGGTCCCGATGCGATGACATTTTGTCACGGCATCGTAAAAGCGATGTACGTTCCAGATTTCATTCCTTGGATTGAAAAGAATAAGCCGAGCTTAAGTCAGTAA
- the bamA gene encoding outer membrane protein assembly factor BamA — protein sequence MIKLLCTLLLVTATSTAMAAPKKKTPKKNGPTASAPAQPASSGITIKSIEVAGNRKIEKDAILTKITSKAGAEYNAATVRADVEALFKLGFFNNIEVDRQVTGKEAVLTYKVLEKPSITEITYEGNSEIKSEDIADATGIKAYQLLNMSKVKEAVEKVQKLYEDKGFFLARVEAEVQNITQDETVRLVFKIRENDKVKVRKVTFLGAKNLTETELKSKMITQEGGFFSAMSGSGQYKQEAFDRDVQIIRFMYYNQGYVQAKVDRPQVTVTPDKKNIYITFHVEEGEQYSVGDVDFAGDLLFPKSELYEAIKIDKNGVFSYEVLQKDISELTAKYGDLGYAFANVIPRTRANDKERKMDLVFEFDKGSKVYFGKINVVGNSKTRDKVVRRELKVHEGELYNETRRRQSLENIQRLGFFEDVNFKTSVDPEKTDVMNVDIAVKERNTGQIQLGAGYGTSQGFTLQGSVQQSNFLGRGQNLGANVNLSGTGSYYSLSFTEPYFNDTEWSLGGDLYRSQNTGRVDYDEAHTGMSLRMGHPIAEFTRGFLRAKYDKSELTERKDSTGKVITDQDLFPLATASGETISLTGTLEYDTRNDRFSPTKGIFASASYEYAGFGQLKYNRASTRFNYFKNIFWDVVWRNDLQYARIDGIDGQDVPFNELYLLGGPYSLRGFRSYRVGKMKKSQKIYNDLTNPAVTNPPLSAEQAEIQAMRFYGGTQQAMARTELQFPLVKDAGIMGAGFFDVGAADDVLTSDSWFADVGFGLRWYSPIGVLRFEWGFPLNRDPNYHDASVFEFSIGPSF from the coding sequence TTGATTAAGCTTCTGTGTACTTTGTTATTAGTTACTGCCACATCGACTGCGATGGCGGCTCCCAAGAAAAAAACTCCCAAGAAGAATGGGCCGACGGCGTCTGCGCCAGCTCAACCAGCTTCTTCTGGCATTACGATTAAATCCATCGAAGTTGCCGGCAATCGCAAAATCGAAAAAGATGCCATTCTGACTAAGATCACATCTAAAGCGGGTGCGGAATATAATGCTGCGACTGTTCGTGCAGATGTGGAAGCTCTTTTCAAGCTTGGTTTTTTCAATAACATCGAAGTCGATCGTCAAGTCACAGGCAAAGAAGCTGTGTTGACCTATAAAGTTTTGGAAAAACCATCCATCACTGAAATCACTTATGAAGGTAACAGCGAAATCAAATCAGAAGATATCGCCGATGCCACAGGTATCAAAGCGTACCAGTTGTTAAACATGTCCAAAGTAAAAGAAGCCGTCGAGAAAGTTCAAAAACTTTACGAAGACAAAGGTTTCTTTCTGGCTCGAGTGGAAGCGGAAGTTCAAAACATCACTCAAGACGAAACGGTGCGCCTGGTTTTCAAAATTCGTGAAAACGACAAAGTAAAAGTTCGCAAGGTGACTTTCCTTGGAGCTAAAAACCTGACAGAGACTGAGCTTAAAAGCAAAATGATCACTCAAGAGGGTGGTTTCTTCTCGGCGATGTCGGGCTCGGGTCAATATAAGCAAGAAGCTTTCGATCGTGACGTGCAGATCATTCGCTTTATGTACTATAACCAAGGTTACGTACAGGCGAAAGTGGATCGCCCTCAGGTGACGGTGACTCCGGATAAGAAAAACATCTACATCACTTTCCACGTTGAAGAGGGTGAGCAGTACTCCGTCGGTGATGTTGATTTCGCGGGCGACTTGTTATTCCCGAAATCTGAGCTTTATGAAGCGATCAAGATCGATAAAAACGGCGTTTTCTCCTATGAAGTTTTGCAAAAAGACATCAGCGAGTTGACGGCAAAATACGGTGACTTGGGTTACGCGTTTGCCAATGTGATCCCGCGCACGCGGGCTAACGATAAAGAACGTAAGATGGACCTGGTGTTCGAATTCGACAAAGGTTCCAAAGTTTACTTTGGTAAAATCAACGTCGTCGGAAATTCCAAAACCCGTGACAAGGTTGTTCGCCGTGAGTTGAAAGTTCACGAGGGTGAGCTTTACAACGAAACTCGTCGTCGTCAGTCCTTGGAAAACATCCAACGTCTGGGCTTCTTTGAGGATGTGAATTTTAAAACATCTGTGGATCCAGAAAAAACAGACGTGATGAATGTCGATATCGCGGTTAAAGAACGTAATACAGGGCAAATCCAATTGGGTGCCGGTTACGGAACTTCTCAAGGTTTCACGTTGCAAGGTTCGGTACAACAATCGAACTTCCTGGGTCGTGGTCAAAACTTGGGTGCGAATGTTAACTTAAGCGGAACGGGCAGTTACTATAGCTTGTCTTTCACAGAGCCATACTTCAATGACACTGAATGGTCTTTGGGTGGCGATCTCTACCGAAGTCAGAATACCGGTCGTGTGGATTACGACGAGGCTCACACGGGTATGTCTCTTCGTATGGGACATCCTATTGCTGAATTCACTCGTGGTTTCTTGCGTGCGAAATACGATAAGTCAGAATTGACCGAGCGTAAGGATTCAACTGGGAAAGTGATCACGGATCAGGACTTGTTCCCATTGGCGACAGCCTCTGGTGAAACGATTTCTTTGACGGGGACTTTGGAATACGACACGCGTAATGACCGTTTCTCTCCAACAAAAGGTATCTTTGCTTCTGCATCTTATGAATATGCTGGTTTCGGTCAGCTGAAGTACAACCGTGCAAGCACAAGATTCAACTACTTCAAAAACATCTTCTGGGATGTCGTTTGGAGAAATGACCTTCAGTACGCACGTATTGATGGTATTGATGGACAGGATGTACCGTTCAATGAATTGTACTTGCTGGGTGGACCTTACTCACTACGTGGTTTCCGTTCTTACCGTGTTGGTAAAATGAAGAAATCTCAAAAAATTTATAATGACCTAACAAATCCGGCTGTGACTAATCCGCCACTATCTGCTGAGCAAGCCGAAATTCAGGCGATGCGTTTCTATGGTGGTACTCAACAGGCAATGGCTCGTACTGAATTGCAGTTCCCTTTGGTTAAAGATGCTGGCATCATGGGTGCAGGATTCTTTGACGTGGGTGCTGCTGATGACGTCCTGACCAGTGATAGCTGGTTTGCAGACGTGGGCTTCGGTCTTCGTTGGTATTCACCGATCGGGGTTTTGAGATTCGAGTGGGGTTTCCCGCTGAACCGCGATCCGAATTACCACGATGCTTCGGTGTTTGAGTTCTCGATTGGTCCAAGTTTCTAA
- a CDS encoding OmpH family outer membrane protein: MRKMIIAATVFMMTVAAQAAENSKVGFVDMQKAIQATSAGKKAKAELETEFNKKKKDLEKKEADLKKMGEDLEKKKSVLSEDALGKKQAEFQEEMIKYRDIVGKSQMEIQKKERELTAPILTKMKTVIGKLAKDKGYTLVLENNQGVLYSTPDSDLTDEVIKAYEKEK; the protein is encoded by the coding sequence ATGAGAAAAATGATTATCGCAGCGACTGTGTTCATGATGACAGTGGCAGCTCAAGCGGCTGAAAACAGCAAAGTGGGCTTCGTAGACATGCAGAAAGCGATCCAAGCAACTTCTGCAGGTAAAAAAGCGAAAGCGGAACTAGAAACTGAGTTCAACAAAAAGAAAAAAGATCTTGAGAAAAAAGAAGCTGATCTGAAAAAGATGGGCGAAGATCTTGAAAAGAAAAAATCAGTTCTATCTGAAGATGCTCTTGGTAAAAAACAAGCAGAATTCCAGGAAGAAATGATCAAGTACCGTGATATCGTAGGCAAAAGCCAGATGGAAATTCAAAAGAAAGAGCGCGAATTGACGGCTCCAATTTTGACTAAAATGAAAACAGTTATTGGTAAATTGGCAAAGGACAAAGGTTACACTTTGGTTCTTGAGAATAACCAAGGTGTTTTGTACTCCACTCCGGACTCTGACCTTACAGACGAAGTGATTAAGGCCTACGAGAAAGAAAAATAG
- the lpxA gene encoding acyl-ACP--UDP-N-acetylglucosamine O-acyltransferase: MANYKVHPTSVLSPDVELADDVEIGPYCLIQGKVKIGKGTYVEGHVTLGSRYGILEIGENNHFCPGAVIGGAPQDVSYKNEPTYLIIGNNNMFREFTTVNLATSKGDKKTEIGNNCYFMAYTHVGHDCKLGNNVIMANNTHLGGHCEIADGVFIGGMSALNQFTKVGKMAFIAGSSIVNKDILPFCRAQGTYATIRATNKIGLARKGYDRAEITNVHKAIRILIMGSHTVEEGIKRIQEECTMSPNIEYFINFIRSSKRGIAVNRTPKGWQEDE, encoded by the coding sequence ATGGCAAATTATAAAGTACACCCTACAAGCGTCCTTTCCCCAGATGTTGAATTAGCCGATGATGTTGAAATCGGACCTTACTGCCTTATTCAAGGTAAAGTAAAAATCGGAAAAGGTACGTACGTAGAAGGTCACGTCACTTTGGGATCTCGCTACGGGATTTTGGAAATCGGCGAGAACAATCATTTCTGTCCAGGTGCCGTTATCGGTGGTGCTCCTCAAGACGTTTCTTATAAAAATGAACCGACATATCTTATCATCGGGAACAACAATATGTTCCGTGAGTTCACGACTGTGAACTTGGCGACTTCTAAAGGTGATAAAAAAACTGAAATCGGAAACAACTGTTACTTCATGGCATACACTCACGTGGGTCATGATTGTAAGTTGGGTAATAACGTTATTATGGCGAACAACACTCATTTGGGTGGTCACTGTGAAATTGCTGACGGCGTATTTATCGGTGGTATGAGCGCACTTAATCAATTCACTAAAGTCGGCAAAATGGCCTTCATCGCGGGCAGCAGCATCGTTAACAAAGATATTCTGCCATTCTGCCGTGCTCAAGGGACTTACGCGACAATTCGCGCGACCAACAAAATCGGTTTGGCACGTAAAGGTTACGACCGTGCCGAAATCACGAACGTGCATAAAGCGATTCGTATATTGATCATGGGTTCCCACACTGTTGAAGAAGGCATCAAACGTATTCAAGAAGAATGCACGATGAGCCCGAACATTGAATATTTCATTAACTTTATCCGTTCTTCTAAACGCGGTATCGCGGTGAACAGAACTCCTAAAGGCTGGCAAGAAGATGAGTAA
- a CDS encoding Gfo/Idh/MocA family protein, which translates to MSKKLRGAVVGVGYLGNFHAQKYKNNPHVQLVGVCDHFPAQADKIAAELGVQSFHHPQDLIGQVDLVTIAASTQSHYEVAKLFLQNGIHVNVEKPITATVPQAEELLALAEKHKVKLAVGHIERFNPSVNELKKHMKNVSTIELIRTAPYKARGADVSVLHDLAIHDMDLLFWLTGSEIESFVASGTKLVSPELDTASISFKMKNGIHAIITVSRIAPVAQRSVRVVQDDCTLFANTGIHELEKVEKGPGGDELTKVTKWTVEKADALQKETDAFVDAVLNDKVPVVTGLDGLKALRAIEDIQKMIGK; encoded by the coding sequence ATGAGTAAGAAATTGCGTGGCGCCGTTGTGGGCGTGGGTTACTTGGGTAACTTTCATGCTCAAAAGTATAAAAACAATCCCCATGTTCAACTTGTGGGTGTTTGTGATCATTTCCCGGCGCAAGCTGATAAAATCGCAGCAGAACTTGGAGTACAAAGCTTTCACCATCCTCAAGATCTGATTGGTCAAGTGGACCTGGTTACGATTGCAGCCAGTACTCAGAGTCACTATGAAGTGGCGAAATTGTTTTTGCAAAACGGTATTCACGTGAACGTTGAAAAGCCGATCACGGCAACAGTTCCTCAAGCCGAAGAATTGTTGGCCTTGGCTGAAAAACACAAAGTGAAATTGGCTGTGGGTCATATCGAAAGATTCAACCCTTCAGTGAATGAACTTAAAAAACACATGAAGAATGTCAGCACGATCGAGCTGATCAGAACGGCGCCTTACAAAGCGCGCGGTGCTGATGTCAGCGTTCTTCATGACCTGGCAATTCACGATATGGATTTGTTGTTCTGGTTGACGGGCAGTGAAATAGAATCCTTCGTGGCTTCCGGTACAAAATTAGTTTCTCCAGAATTGGATACAGCGTCGATTTCTTTCAAAATGAAAAATGGTATTCACGCGATCATCACGGTCAGCCGTATTGCGCCCGTGGCACAACGCTCGGTTCGCGTTGTCCAGGACGACTGCACTCTGTTTGCAAACACAGGCATTCATGAACTTGAAAAAGTTGAAAAGGGTCCTGGCGGCGATGAGCTGACGAAAGTGACGAAGTGGACTGTTGAAAAAGCCGATGCTCTTCAAAAAGAAACTGATGCTTTCGTCGATGCAGTTTTGAACGATAAAGTTCCTGTGGTGACAGGTCTTGATGGTTTGAAAGCCTTGCGTGCAATTGAAGACATTCAAAAAATGATTGGTAAGTAA
- the lpxB gene encoding lipid-A-disaccharide synthase — protein sequence MDQVLFVAAEASSVTYAQRILETWKKQGRKIHAFGVGSQDMENLGFERLGKSEEMAVVGAAEIIAAYKPLKAVFDSLVREAEKRRPKVAVVMDYPEFNLMLAKKLHAMGIPVVYYISPQVWAWRKGRVHTIKKYCKKVFVLFPFEVPFYEEHGVPVDFVGHPLLDELDERLIDDPSYLKIHRNQVGIRDDEIVLGLMPGSRRLELKQHFQIQLDAARILSKKHANLKIVILTAPTFSKEKMQDYLEDFRLPYILLKDEPFRMIHLVDMMLVASGTATLQVGLLQKPMVIMYKMKWLTGIFARLLVRGTKYYGLVNLILGKEAVPERFQGDVTAENMAALLDRYITDAAYKASVKKDLASLRSHLGDKGATNRVVKALDEYLTV from the coding sequence ATGGATCAAGTATTGTTCGTGGCCGCCGAGGCCTCCAGCGTCACTTATGCTCAAAGAATCCTTGAGACCTGGAAAAAGCAGGGTCGTAAGATCCATGCTTTTGGTGTCGGCAGTCAGGACATGGAAAACTTAGGCTTTGAACGCCTGGGTAAATCCGAAGAAATGGCCGTGGTGGGCGCAGCTGAAATTATCGCAGCCTACAAACCTCTGAAGGCGGTTTTTGACAGCCTTGTTCGCGAAGCTGAAAAACGTCGTCCTAAAGTGGCCGTGGTCATGGATTATCCGGAATTCAATCTGATGCTTGCTAAGAAATTACACGCGATGGGGATTCCGGTTGTTTATTATATTTCTCCGCAAGTTTGGGCATGGCGCAAAGGCCGTGTTCACACAATTAAAAAATACTGCAAAAAAGTTTTCGTTCTTTTCCCGTTCGAAGTTCCTTTTTACGAAGAGCACGGCGTGCCCGTGGATTTCGTGGGACATCCATTATTGGATGAGTTGGACGAGCGCCTGATTGATGATCCGTCTTATCTTAAGATTCATCGCAATCAAGTAGGTATCCGTGACGATGAAATCGTTTTGGGTTTAATGCCGGGCAGTCGTCGTCTGGAACTGAAACAGCATTTCCAAATTCAGTTGGATGCCGCACGTATTTTATCTAAGAAACATGCGAATCTTAAAATCGTCATTCTGACAGCTCCTACTTTCTCGAAAGAGAAAATGCAGGACTATCTGGAAGACTTCCGCCTGCCATACATACTTTTAAAAGATGAGCCATTCCGCATGATCCATTTGGTGGATATGATGCTTGTTGCTTCAGGTACGGCTACGTTGCAGGTTGGGCTTTTGCAAAAACCAATGGTCATCATGTACAAAATGAAATGGTTGACCGGAATCTTTGCACGTCTTTTGGTTCGCGGAACCAAGTACTATGGCTTGGTGAATTTGATCTTGGGCAAAGAAGCTGTCCCTGAACGATTCCAGGGTGATGTGACGGCAGAAAATATGGCGGCCTTATTGGATCGTTATATTACCGATGCGGCTTACAAAGCTTCTGTGAAAAAAGATCTCGCGTCTCTGCGCTCTCATTTGGGTGATAAAGGTGCCACAAACCGCGTGGTCAAAGCATTGGATGAGTATCTGACAGTATGA
- the lpxK gene encoding tetraacyldisaccharide 4'-kinase yields MKPYLKPLSYLYERVVSIKNSMYDRGMIGAYKAPVKVISIGNLTVGGTGKTPITDFCLKALVRDGKKVAVVSRSYRADASASVRVDVTHPHAARYYGDEPVLLAQANPEVTVFVGDSKWRTAEYSTRNHGPFDVILVDDGFQHRKLHRDFNIVILDATEPWANYQVVPEGRGRESWDGLQRADLILFTKCNLADEQSLKQVQSHLPPGKEILYFGYEIVDIHNGELTLPTETLRGKKLFLVSAIARPDVFEKMMRAYGEISKKSLHYRDHHQYSNEDAQKIAAEFEKSGCDYLVTTSKDAVKLRRLLPDPKLLWSTNLQVEEFGDKGRLHEIIGQLFS; encoded by the coding sequence ATGAAGCCTTATTTAAAACCGCTTTCCTATCTTTACGAACGTGTCGTGAGTATTAAGAACTCAATGTACGATCGTGGAATGATCGGTGCCTACAAAGCGCCGGTGAAAGTGATCAGCATCGGAAATTTGACAGTGGGCGGGACGGGGAAAACTCCGATCACGGACTTCTGTTTAAAAGCTTTGGTGCGTGACGGAAAAAAAGTGGCCGTGGTCAGTCGTTCTTATCGTGCGGATGCCTCGGCTTCGGTGCGTGTGGATGTCACACATCCCCATGCGGCCCGCTATTACGGTGACGAGCCGGTATTACTTGCGCAGGCCAATCCCGAAGTGACAGTCTTTGTTGGAGACAGCAAATGGCGTACAGCCGAGTACTCGACCCGAAATCATGGACCCTTTGATGTGATCTTGGTTGATGATGGATTTCAGCATCGTAAATTGCACCGCGATTTTAATATCGTGATTCTGGATGCAACAGAACCTTGGGCTAACTATCAAGTTGTTCCTGAAGGTCGCGGTCGTGAATCCTGGGATGGGTTGCAACGTGCCGATTTAATTTTATTCACAAAGTGCAATCTTGCAGACGAGCAGAGTTTAAAACAGGTGCAAAGCCATTTACCTCCGGGTAAAGAAATTTTGTATTTTGGTTATGAGATTGTCGATATCCATAACGGAGAGTTGACTCTGCCGACTGAGACATTGCGGGGGAAAAAACTTTTCCTGGTCTCTGCCATTGCTCGTCCAGACGTTTTTGAAAAAATGATGCGTGCTTATGGTGAGATCTCAAAAAAGAGCCTGCACTATCGTGACCATCACCAGTATTCAAATGAGGATGCGCAAAAGATTGCCGCTGAATTTGAAAAATCCGGCTGTGACTATTTAGTGACGACCTCCAAAGATGCGGTCAAACTTCGTCGACTTTTGCCGGATCCTAAGCTGCTTTGGAGCACCAATCTTCAGGTGGAAGAATTCGGAGACAAAGGACGTCTGCATGAGATTATTGGTCAGCTTTTTAGCTAA